A single window of Tautonia marina DNA harbors:
- the nuoL gene encoding NADH-quinone oxidoreductase subunit L — translation MMNQWQGWLYVAAVLIPLVAFAIQILANRGLRHWNAWIASGAIGVSFLCAAIGFVAYFAETGGMPAPHHHDSSLEEDAATGSHVEKVAWEGHWSWVALGDRLSADERPLTIPLGIYVDQLTVIMFVMVTLIALLIHVYSMSYMAGDPRYPRFFAYLSLFCFSMLGLVAAANAFMVFIFWELVGICSYLLIGFWYEEKSNSDAANKAFITNRIGDVGMLLGLGLLWTQFGTFNIAELNAGLAHVDARQTDALGRISTDDPGEIVPVTVGGVERLIPYWVLALAGLGVFAGCVGKSAQFPLHVWLPDAMAGPTPVSALIHAATMVAAGVYLVGRFFPLFTAEVLLVIAYTGGITLFIAATIALVQVDYKKVLAYSTVSQLGFMMLALGVGGWAAGLFHLVTHAFFKALLFLGAGSIHHAVHTYDLRPLGGLRRKMPITAMTMLLATLAISGVPFFSGFYSKDAILASTIHFVRSEPKHLLLLILPAAGAAMTAFYMFRMWFLIFTGEPRRSASGADGDQIAHAHESGPLITWPLRILAIPTVVIGWPLTILPLAIFGLPFHPVLENWLAYGEPIPAQPLGSAEVWAASTSLLVLVVGVGLAFLAYHPNKTIRRIDPARMAHHFGGLYTLFLNKWYLDEIYGALVVNPVLSTARGLARFDRVVIDGIVDGAASLVVILGRWNRAVDRLVVDRLVTLVAQLLGIFGSVFQRFQTGKLRGYLMLLSLAFVVLSVGIFVWISR, via the coding sequence GATTGGGGTGTCGTTCCTGTGTGCGGCAATCGGCTTCGTGGCGTACTTTGCCGAGACGGGTGGGATGCCCGCGCCGCATCACCATGACTCCTCGCTGGAGGAGGACGCTGCGACAGGCAGTCATGTCGAGAAGGTTGCCTGGGAAGGGCACTGGTCCTGGGTCGCATTGGGTGATCGACTTTCGGCCGATGAACGACCGCTGACGATTCCACTAGGAATTTACGTCGATCAACTGACGGTGATCATGTTCGTGATGGTCACGCTGATCGCGTTGTTGATTCATGTCTATTCCATGTCGTACATGGCGGGCGACCCTCGCTATCCAAGGTTCTTCGCCTACCTGTCGCTGTTTTGCTTCTCGATGCTCGGGTTGGTGGCAGCAGCCAATGCGTTCATGGTGTTCATCTTCTGGGAACTGGTCGGCATTTGCTCGTATTTGCTGATCGGCTTCTGGTATGAGGAGAAGTCCAACAGCGACGCCGCGAACAAGGCGTTCATCACCAACCGCATTGGCGATGTCGGGATGCTGCTCGGGCTGGGATTGCTCTGGACCCAGTTCGGCACGTTCAACATCGCGGAATTGAACGCGGGACTGGCGCATGTTGACGCCAGGCAAACGGACGCTCTGGGACGGATTTCGACAGACGATCCTGGGGAGATCGTACCGGTCACCGTGGGAGGTGTTGAGCGACTGATCCCCTACTGGGTGCTGGCACTTGCAGGCCTAGGGGTGTTTGCCGGGTGCGTGGGGAAGAGCGCTCAGTTTCCGCTGCACGTCTGGTTGCCGGATGCGATGGCTGGGCCTACGCCGGTTTCGGCCCTGATCCATGCGGCGACGATGGTGGCGGCAGGGGTCTACCTGGTCGGACGCTTCTTTCCCCTGTTCACGGCAGAGGTCTTACTCGTTATTGCGTACACGGGTGGCATCACCCTTTTTATCGCCGCGACAATTGCCCTGGTTCAGGTGGACTATAAAAAGGTTCTCGCCTATTCAACCGTCAGCCAACTGGGCTTCATGATGCTGGCGCTGGGGGTCGGGGGATGGGCGGCCGGGTTATTTCATCTGGTGACGCACGCATTTTTCAAGGCATTGCTCTTTCTCGGTGCTGGAAGCATTCACCACGCGGTTCACACGTATGATCTGCGACCGCTTGGGGGACTGCGGCGGAAGATGCCGATCACCGCGATGACGATGCTTCTGGCGACCCTTGCGATCTCTGGAGTCCCATTCTTCAGCGGATTTTACTCCAAGGATGCCATTCTCGCCTCGACGATTCACTTTGTGCGATCGGAACCAAAACATCTGCTGCTCCTGATTCTGCCTGCGGCGGGAGCAGCGATGACCGCGTTTTACATGTTCCGAATGTGGTTCCTGATCTTCACTGGAGAACCCCGACGATCGGCATCGGGGGCCGACGGCGACCAGATCGCCCATGCCCATGAGAGCGGCCCGTTGATCACCTGGCCGCTGCGAATTCTGGCGATCCCAACCGTGGTGATCGGCTGGCCGTTGACGATCCTGCCGCTGGCAATCTTCGGTCTGCCGTTTCATCCAGTGTTGGAGAACTGGCTGGCATACGGCGAACCGATCCCGGCCCAACCGCTGGGATCGGCGGAGGTATGGGCGGCATCCACCTCGCTCCTGGTACTGGTCGTCGGGGTCGGACTGGCGTTTCTGGCCTATCATCCGAACAAAACGATTCGGCGGATTGACCCGGCTCGCATGGCCCATCACTTCGGTGGGCTTTACACATTGTTTCTCAACAAATGGTATCTCGACGAGATCTACGGTGCCCTGGTGGTCAACCCCGTACTGAGCACCGCTCGCGGTCTGGCACGGTTCGATCGGGTTGTGATCGACGGGATCGTCGATGGAGCCGCCTCGCTTGTCGTGATTCTGGGTCGTTGGAATCGGGCCGTTGACCGCCTGGTCGTCGATCGGTTGGTCACACTGGTGGCTCAGTTGCTCGGAATCTTCGGCAGCGTTTTTCAACGGTTCCAGACCGGCAAGCTGCGAGGATACCTGATGCTGCTTTCCCTGGCCTTCGTGGTGTTATCGGTTGGTATTTTCGTCTGGATCAGCCGCTAG